A genomic window from Streptomyces brevispora includes:
- a CDS encoding serine hydrolase domain-containing protein: MRNPLDPAELDAAIENVHRAGMPGLFAEVRDGDQIWRGAAGVADTATGRPVTADMRHRVGSITKTFTAAAVLQQVESGLIGLDTPIGHYLSGLVPGERGDAITVRMLINHTSGLAEYLPYAYPSLKAFPRLADTGPQSLDDNRFTRFHSTDLIERGVGAPATGAPGSTPGIYSNTNYLLLGELLEHVTGTTAQQCITRNVIERAGLRNTELPTGPYVDGPHSQIYESWLGMIDPPRDYSVYDMSFVGPAASLISTVTDLNRFYGMLLAGEIVSMSSLAQMQRTVPVVSQEGKTIEYGLGLYPTEAPGQATFWGHGGTAWGAGALTMTRADGNRQMSVALNLQRWNTLDPSGNPQPHPIDAALAALCRVAMYG; encoded by the coding sequence ATGAGGAACCCACTGGATCCCGCGGAGCTGGACGCCGCCATCGAGAACGTCCACCGCGCGGGAATGCCGGGCCTGTTCGCCGAAGTACGTGACGGCGACCAGATCTGGCGCGGCGCCGCCGGTGTCGCCGATACCGCCACCGGCCGCCCCGTCACCGCAGACATGCGGCACCGCGTCGGCAGCATCACCAAGACCTTCACCGCCGCCGCGGTGCTGCAACAGGTCGAGAGCGGCCTGATCGGCCTCGACACACCGATCGGCCACTACCTTTCGGGGCTGGTACCCGGAGAGCGCGGTGACGCGATCACCGTCCGGATGCTGATCAACCACACCAGCGGTCTCGCCGAGTACCTCCCCTACGCCTACCCCTCCCTCAAGGCGTTCCCCAGGCTCGCCGACACCGGACCCCAGAGCCTGGACGACAACCGGTTCACCCGGTTCCACTCCACCGACCTCATCGAGAGGGGAGTCGGCGCACCTGCCACCGGCGCCCCGGGCAGCACACCGGGCATCTACTCCAACACCAACTACCTGCTCCTCGGCGAACTCCTGGAACACGTCACCGGCACCACGGCCCAGCAGTGCATCACCCGAAACGTCATCGAGCGCGCCGGACTCCGGAACACCGAACTCCCCACCGGGCCGTACGTCGACGGACCGCACTCACAGATCTACGAGTCGTGGCTCGGCATGATCGACCCGCCGCGCGACTACAGCGTCTACGACATGTCGTTCGTGGGACCGGCGGCCTCGCTGATATCGACCGTCACGGACCTCAACCGCTTCTACGGCATGCTGCTGGCCGGCGAGATCGTCAGCATGTCATCGCTGGCCCAGATGCAACGCACCGTCCCGGTCGTCTCCCAGGAGGGAAAGACGATCGAATACGGCCTCGGCCTGTACCCGACCGAGGCTCCCGGCCAGGCCACCTTCTGGGGCCACGGCGGCACGGCCTGGGGCGCGGGAGCGCTGACCATGACCCGCGCCGACGGCAACCGGCAGATGTCCGTCGCGCTGAACCTGCAGAGGTGGAACACCCTCGACCCCTCCGGCAATCCGCAGCCCCACCCCATCGACGCCGCCCTCGCGGCCCTCTGCCGCGTGGCGATGTACGGCTGA
- a CDS encoding TetR/AcrR family transcriptional regulator, producing MTGRRRWSTEEILDSAADLLRTGDAESFSVRKLAAALGTDSSSLYRHFRSKTELLRAVADRILLAAMDGYRPEGDWKQRITALGLRVREAFGQQPQLAAVWGRHASSGTGSRLVMEEVLQALRASGLPDEKIPAHYHRIAVLLSALIASEAGVSTITPQEYEQGMELFRVAVLGADPERFPALSHFARDIRPLGVDRREAFVELLAAQLAHVEAAVHSG from the coding sequence ATGACTGGGCGAAGGCGCTGGTCGACCGAGGAGATCCTGGATTCGGCGGCGGATCTGCTGCGCACGGGCGACGCCGAGTCGTTCAGCGTGCGCAAGCTCGCCGCGGCCCTCGGGACCGATTCCTCCAGCCTCTACCGGCACTTCCGCAGCAAGACCGAACTGCTGCGCGCGGTCGCCGACCGGATTCTTCTGGCCGCCATGGACGGCTACCGCCCCGAGGGCGACTGGAAGCAGCGCATCACCGCCCTGGGCCTGCGGGTGAGGGAGGCCTTCGGTCAGCAGCCCCAGCTCGCCGCGGTCTGGGGGCGCCATGCGTCGAGCGGCACCGGTTCCCGGCTGGTCATGGAAGAGGTGCTGCAGGCACTGCGGGCGTCAGGGCTGCCCGACGAGAAGATCCCGGCGCACTATCACCGGATCGCGGTTCTCCTCTCCGCGTTGATCGCCTCCGAGGCCGGGGTCAGCACCATCACCCCCCAGGAGTACGAACAGGGCATGGAGCTGTTCCGCGTCGCGGTCCTCGGCGCCGACCCCGAACGCTTCCCCGCCCTGTCCCACTTCGCCCGCGACATCCGCCCCCTCGGGGTGGACCGCCGCGAAGCATTCGTGGAGCTCCTCGCCGCCCAGCTCGCCCACGTCGAGGCCGCGGTCCACTCGGGCTAG
- the pepN gene encoding aminopeptidase N, translating into MSVLMRDEAQTRAQFLDVQRYTVDLDLTAGEETFDSHTLIRFTALTDGDTFVEIKPATLRSISLDGHPLDPADLDGNRFPLTALTSGEHELRVDAAMHYSRTGEGMHRFTDPTDNETYVYTQLFMEDVQRVFAAFDQPDLKSVFALTVTAPEGWTVLGNGTAQHTGNGRWTIAPTPPISTYLVAVAAGPWHSVTTEHAGLPFGIHCRRSLAAHLDTDADEIFDITRACFDRFQEKFDEPYPFDSYDQAFVPEFNAGAMENPGLVTFRDEFVYRSAVTDTERQVRGMVIAHEMAHMWFGDLVTLAWWDDIWLNESFAEYMGYQTLAEATRFTDTWVDFGLARKGWGYDADQRPSTHPVAPDPAAVPDTASAMLNFDGISYAKGASALRQLVTWLGEKDFLAGINTHFARHKFGNATLADFIDNLASATDRDVHAWADQWLRTTGVDTLTSHITETDTTWSLTVDHQGSRPHRIAVGTYDHAPDTQSGPDRLVLRDRFEIGIPQDDTPTTHPGRRPALVVLNDNDLTYAKVRLDPDSLNTALRNLSGIPDALTRAVIWNTARDMVRDGELAPTTYIDTARTHLPHETDLAVHHSILTFADTQAAGRYLRPEDRPAALGTLTALCRDLIRRTEDGSNPGLRLVAVRHLIHAATQPDTIHGWLTEGTVPGGPELDPELRWRILTRLAALGAVDESTIAAELDQDPSATGQEGAARCRAALPTPEAKAAAWQAMFTDDSLSNYLFIATAQGFWQPEQTDLVSDYVPRFYPEATALAVRRGPAIAEATGRCAFPTYAIDANSLHLGEQALTDQALIPALRRKLADQIDDLRRALAVRNAH; encoded by the coding sequence ATGTCCGTACTGATGCGCGACGAAGCGCAGACCCGAGCCCAGTTCCTCGACGTACAGCGGTACACGGTCGATCTCGATCTGACCGCGGGGGAGGAGACCTTCGACTCCCACACCCTCATCCGGTTCACCGCTCTCACGGACGGTGACACCTTCGTCGAGATCAAGCCCGCCACCCTGCGCTCGATCAGCCTCGACGGGCACCCTCTCGACCCCGCGGACCTCGACGGCAACCGGTTCCCACTCACCGCCCTGACCAGCGGTGAACACGAACTCCGCGTCGACGCCGCCATGCACTACTCCCGCACCGGCGAAGGCATGCACCGCTTCACCGACCCCACGGACAACGAGACCTACGTCTACACCCAGCTCTTCATGGAAGACGTCCAGCGCGTCTTCGCCGCATTCGACCAGCCCGACCTCAAATCCGTCTTCGCCCTCACCGTCACCGCCCCCGAAGGCTGGACCGTCCTCGGCAACGGCACCGCCCAGCACACCGGGAACGGCCGCTGGACCATCGCTCCCACACCACCGATCTCCACCTACCTCGTCGCCGTCGCCGCCGGCCCCTGGCACTCCGTGACCACCGAACACGCCGGACTGCCCTTCGGCATCCACTGCCGCCGATCCCTCGCCGCCCACCTCGACACCGACGCCGACGAGATCTTCGACATCACCCGCGCCTGCTTCGACCGGTTCCAGGAAAAATTCGACGAGCCCTACCCCTTCGACTCCTACGACCAGGCCTTCGTCCCCGAATTCAACGCGGGCGCCATGGAGAACCCCGGCCTCGTCACCTTCCGCGACGAATTCGTCTACCGCTCCGCCGTCACCGACACCGAGCGCCAGGTCCGCGGCATGGTCATCGCCCACGAAATGGCCCACATGTGGTTCGGCGACCTCGTCACCCTCGCCTGGTGGGACGACATCTGGCTCAACGAGTCCTTCGCCGAGTACATGGGCTACCAGACCCTCGCCGAAGCCACCCGATTCACCGACACCTGGGTCGACTTCGGCCTCGCCCGCAAGGGCTGGGGCTACGACGCCGACCAACGCCCCTCCACCCACCCCGTCGCACCCGACCCGGCCGCCGTCCCCGACACCGCCTCCGCGATGCTCAACTTCGACGGCATCTCCTACGCCAAGGGCGCATCCGCCCTCCGCCAACTCGTCACCTGGCTCGGCGAAAAGGACTTCCTGGCCGGCATCAACACCCACTTCGCCCGCCACAAATTCGGCAACGCCACCCTCGCCGACTTCATCGACAACCTCGCATCCGCCACCGACCGCGACGTCCACGCCTGGGCCGACCAGTGGCTGCGCACCACCGGAGTCGACACCCTCACCTCACACATCACCGAAACAGACACCACCTGGTCCCTCACCGTCGACCACCAGGGCAGCCGCCCCCACCGCATCGCCGTCGGCACCTACGACCACGCACCCGACACCCAGTCCGGCCCCGACCGGCTCGTCCTGCGCGACCGCTTCGAAATCGGCATCCCCCAGGACGACACCCCCACCACTCACCCCGGCCGCCGCCCCGCCCTCGTCGTCCTCAACGACAACGACCTCACCTACGCCAAGGTCCGCCTCGACCCGGACTCCTTGAACACCGCCCTGCGCAACCTCTCCGGCATCCCCGACGCACTCACCCGAGCCGTCATCTGGAACACCGCCCGCGACATGGTCCGCGACGGCGAACTCGCCCCCACCACCTACATCGACACCGCCCGCACCCACCTCCCGCACGAAACCGACCTCGCAGTCCACCACAGCATCCTCACCTTCGCCGACACCCAGGCCGCCGGACGCTACCTCCGCCCCGAAGACCGCCCGGCCGCCCTCGGCACCCTCACCGCCCTGTGCCGCGACCTCATCCGCCGCACCGAGGACGGCAGCAACCCCGGCCTCCGCCTCGTCGCCGTCCGCCACCTCATCCACGCCGCCACCCAGCCCGACACCATCCACGGCTGGCTCACCGAGGGCACCGTCCCCGGCGGACCCGAACTCGACCCCGAACTGCGCTGGCGCATCCTCACCCGCCTCGCCGCCCTCGGCGCCGTCGACGAATCCACCATTGCCGCCGAACTCGACCAGGACCCCAGCGCCACCGGCCAGGAAGGCGCCGCCCGCTGCCGCGCCGCCCTGCCCACCCCCGAGGCCAAGGCCGCGGCCTGGCAGGCCATGTTCACCGACGACAGCCTCTCCAACTACCTCTTCATCGCCACCGCACAGGGCTTCTGGCAACCCGAACAGACCGACCTCGTCAGCGACTACGTCCCCCGCTTCTACCCGGAAGCAACCGCACTCGCCGTCCGCCGCGGCCCCGCCATCGCCGAAGCCACCGGACGCTGCGCCTTCCCCACGTACGCCATCGACGCCAACAGCCTCCACCTCGGCGAACAAGCACTCACCGACCAGGCACTCATCCCTGCCCTGCGCCGCAAACTCGCCGACCAGATCGACGACCTGCGCCGCGCCCTCGCCGTCCGCAACGCCCACTGA
- a CDS encoding chorismate mutase, translating into MTTSDIDESVRAELNQLRQSIDNIDAAVVHMLAERFKCTQQVGHLKAAHHLPPADPDRESRQIARLRQLAESAHLDPAFAEKLLNFIVAEVIRHHERIADESANGTGVAGA; encoded by the coding sequence ATGACCACGAGCGACATCGACGAGTCCGTACGCGCCGAACTGAACCAGCTGCGCCAGAGCATCGACAACATCGACGCGGCTGTTGTCCACATGCTCGCCGAGCGCTTCAAGTGCACCCAGCAGGTGGGCCACCTCAAGGCCGCCCACCACCTCCCCCCGGCCGACCCGGACCGCGAGAGCCGCCAGATCGCCCGGCTGCGCCAACTTGCGGAGAGCGCCCACCTGGACCCGGCGTTCGCCGAGAAGCTGCTGAACTTCATCGTGGCCGAGGTCATCCGCCACCACGAACGCATCGCTGACGAATCGGCGAACGGGACGGGCGTCGCGGGGGCGTGA
- a CDS encoding helix-turn-helix domain-containing protein produces the protein MYHTWMRFFTPSPLHHRLGLVCLGVGLQHGALPTVGPRTLDHHVAVVINSGSGWFAGPDGRRIPVTGPSLIWLTPGTPHHYGADPATGWDESFVDFAGPATTTYTELGYIEPDRPLVPLSDTAAPRAAIGRIVRAARRGNPLLEVETGAAVHELLVALRRARADVSPDGDPVLQALTRDAFQPLSVAEHAARHGMTPAELRTAVRRGAGCSPKDYLLGIRLGRAKELLATSDLPVAAVARRVGYDDPAYFSRLFARRVGTAPVRFREQQGRSVPGGWSDRVPDQDHPPTIIP, from the coding sequence ATGTACCACACCTGGATGCGCTTCTTCACCCCGAGTCCGCTCCACCACCGCCTCGGCCTCGTCTGCCTCGGCGTGGGCCTCCAGCACGGCGCACTGCCCACCGTCGGCCCCCGCACCCTGGACCACCACGTCGCCGTGGTCATCAACTCGGGCAGCGGATGGTTCGCCGGACCCGACGGGCGACGGATACCGGTCACCGGGCCCAGCCTGATCTGGCTGACCCCCGGCACCCCCCACCACTACGGCGCCGACCCGGCCACCGGCTGGGACGAGAGCTTCGTCGACTTCGCCGGCCCCGCCACCACCACCTACACCGAACTCGGCTACATCGAGCCGGACCGCCCCCTCGTCCCGCTCTCCGACACGGCGGCACCCCGGGCCGCCATCGGCCGCATCGTACGAGCGGCGCGGCGCGGAAACCCCCTGCTGGAGGTCGAGACCGGCGCGGCCGTCCACGAACTGCTAGTCGCACTGCGCCGGGCCCGCGCCGACGTCAGCCCCGACGGCGACCCGGTACTCCAGGCTCTGACCCGGGACGCGTTCCAGCCACTCTCCGTCGCCGAACACGCCGCCCGGCACGGCATGACACCCGCCGAACTGCGCACGGCCGTCCGCCGCGGCGCGGGCTGCAGCCCCAAGGACTACCTCCTCGGCATCAGACTCGGCCGCGCCAAGGAACTCCTCGCCACCAGCGATCTGCCGGTCGCGGCCGTCGCCCGCCGCGTCGGGTACGACGATCCGGCGTACTTCTCCCGACTGTTCGCCCGCCGCGTCGGCACGGCCCCGGTCCGCTTCCGCGAACAGCAGGGACGCAGCGTGCCCGGCGGCTGGAGCGACCGCGTGCCCGACCAGGACCACCCGCCGACCATCATTCCGTAG
- a CDS encoding glycoside hydrolase family 35 protein, protein MADFTVGDDDHFRLDGRPVRLLSGALHYFRVHEAQWDHRLSMLRAMGLNCVETYVPWNLHEPQPGRFRDVAALGRFLDAAQRAGLWAIVRPGPYICAEWENGGLPVWVTGRFGRRVRTRDAGYLDAVRGWFAELLPQVVERQADRGGPVIMVQAENEYGSYGTDQVYLGRVAAMLGECGVSVPLFTSDGPEDHMLTGGSVPGLLATANFGSGAREAFRVLRRHQGAGPLMCMEFWCGWFEHWGTPPVVSDPVRAARALREILECGASVNIYMAHGGTNFGGWAGANRAGPLHDQGLQPTVTSYDYDAPIDEYGRPTEKFWLFREVLAEYADGPLPELPAEPAGLAAPLRAALSEWAPLPDVMEVLGEEEQPESGMPPTFEELGVDRGLVRYRVDVPGPRRPYTLGVSGLRDRAVVYVDGGRRGVLCEEDGALEEPVSGPAEVELWVESLGRVNYGPRLGEAKGITGGVLHERQYLHGVRARALRLDAFEGPAGVAGVPFVPVDGSGRGGLYRGFFEVADAGGTGHAGLELPGWTRGFVWVNGFCLGRYWSAGPQRTLYVPGPVLRDGVNEVWVLEVEGAGAPYVGLGPGPASRAAAGVPEVAGA, encoded by the coding sequence ATGGCTGACTTCACGGTGGGCGATGACGACCACTTCCGGCTCGACGGGCGGCCCGTACGGCTGCTGTCGGGCGCCCTGCACTACTTCCGGGTGCACGAGGCGCAGTGGGATCACCGGTTGTCGATGCTGAGGGCGATGGGCCTGAACTGTGTCGAGACGTATGTGCCGTGGAATCTTCATGAGCCGCAGCCGGGCCGGTTCCGGGACGTGGCGGCGCTCGGCCGTTTCCTGGACGCGGCGCAGCGGGCCGGTCTGTGGGCGATCGTCCGTCCGGGACCGTACATCTGCGCGGAGTGGGAGAACGGTGGTCTGCCGGTCTGGGTGACCGGGCGGTTCGGCCGGCGGGTGCGGACGCGTGATGCGGGTTATCTGGACGCGGTGCGGGGGTGGTTCGCCGAGTTGCTGCCTCAGGTCGTGGAGCGGCAGGCCGACCGCGGTGGCCCGGTGATCATGGTGCAGGCGGAGAACGAGTACGGGAGTTACGGCACCGATCAGGTGTACCTGGGCCGGGTGGCCGCGATGCTCGGTGAGTGCGGTGTGAGTGTTCCGCTGTTCACTTCCGACGGGCCGGAGGATCACATGCTCACGGGTGGTTCGGTGCCCGGTCTGCTCGCCACGGCGAACTTCGGGTCGGGGGCGCGCGAGGCGTTCCGGGTGCTCCGGCGTCATCAGGGCGCGGGTCCGCTGATGTGCATGGAGTTCTGGTGCGGTTGGTTCGAGCACTGGGGCACGCCGCCGGTCGTGAGTGATCCGGTGCGGGCCGCCAGGGCTTTGCGGGAGATCCTGGAGTGCGGCGCGTCGGTCAACATCTATATGGCGCACGGTGGGACGAACTTCGGTGGCTGGGCGGGTGCCAACCGTGCGGGTCCGCTTCATGACCAGGGTCTTCAGCCGACGGTGACGTCGTACGACTACGACGCGCCGATCGACGAGTACGGGCGGCCCACGGAGAAGTTCTGGTTGTTCCGGGAGGTTCTCGCCGAGTACGCGGACGGGCCGCTGCCGGAGTTGCCGGCCGAGCCCGCCGGACTCGCGGCTCCGCTGCGGGCCGCGCTGAGCGAATGGGCACCGCTCCCGGACGTCATGGAGGTGCTCGGCGAGGAGGAGCAGCCGGAGTCGGGCATGCCGCCCACGTTCGAGGAGCTGGGCGTGGACCGGGGTCTGGTGCGCTACCGGGTCGATGTCCCGGGTCCCCGTCGGCCGTACACGTTGGGGGTGTCGGGTCTGAGGGACCGGGCGGTGGTGTACGTGGACGGGGGCCGCAGGGGTGTTCTGTGCGAGGAGGACGGTGCTCTCGAGGAGCCGGTGTCCGGGCCCGCCGAGGTCGAGTTGTGGGTGGAGTCGCTGGGGCGGGTCAACTACGGGCCGCGGCTGGGTGAGGCGAAGGGGATCACCGGGGGGGTGCTGCACGAGCGCCAGTATCTGCACGGTGTACGGGCGCGGGCGCTGCGGCTCGACGCGTTCGAGGGTCCGGCGGGGGTGGCCGGTGTCCCGTTCGTGCCGGTCGACGGGTCCGGGCGCGGCGGCTTGTACCGGGGGTTCTTCGAGGTCGCGGATGCGGGCGGTACCGGGCACGCGGGTCTTGAACTGCCGGGCTGGACGCGTGGTTTCGTCTGGGTGAACGGGTTCTGCCTGGGGCGGTACTGGTCGGCGGGGCCGCAGCGGACCCTGTATGTGCCGGGTCCGGTGTTGCGGGACGGTGTGAACGAGGTGTGGGTGCTGGAGGTGGAGGGCGCGGGTGCGCCGTACGTGGGGCTGGGGCCGGGGCCGGCGTCGCGGGCCGCTGCCGGTGTCCCGGAGGTGGCGGGCGCCTGA
- a CDS encoding ankyrin repeat domain-containing protein: MTEDPMSEAAGGLSLFDALYEGDDAVVRLLRAGVPAESSDENGASALYLAAVSDRPGVVRVLLAAGADPDRACGPESGDLPICGAACGGHTEVVEALLAAGARPDLPEQFGFTALRWAVGLGHAQTARTLLAHGADPCLPGPEGESPLVLATRRGSLETVRALLRHGAGAPRGALEEALAEALRVLDVDLEQEMRGGLRDAYGDTDAHQVSVRRDVADGGETLTVELVRDGEPFAGQDRQTGHGAIATLLETELGLLAPFEELARRALRSGSPELDNWHASAEALRERGDEETRQAAAAWCVSGDPSRRAFGADVLARLGAPVPRL; this comes from the coding sequence GTGACGGAAGATCCGATGTCGGAGGCGGCGGGCGGGCTGAGCCTGTTCGATGCGTTGTACGAGGGCGATGATGCCGTCGTACGGCTGCTCCGGGCCGGTGTGCCCGCCGAGTCGTCCGACGAGAACGGTGCGAGCGCGCTCTACCTGGCGGCGGTCTCGGACCGGCCGGGTGTGGTGCGGGTGCTGCTCGCGGCGGGCGCGGATCCCGACCGGGCCTGCGGGCCCGAGTCGGGCGATCTGCCGATCTGCGGGGCGGCGTGCGGCGGTCACACCGAGGTGGTCGAGGCGCTGCTGGCTGCCGGGGCCCGGCCGGACCTGCCCGAGCAGTTCGGGTTCACGGCGCTGCGCTGGGCGGTGGGGCTGGGCCATGCGCAAACCGCGCGGACGCTGCTCGCCCATGGCGCGGACCCCTGTCTGCCGGGCCCCGAGGGCGAGTCGCCACTGGTCCTGGCCACCCGGCGGGGTTCGCTGGAGACGGTACGGGCGCTGCTGCGGCACGGTGCGGGAGCGCCGCGGGGGGCGCTGGAGGAGGCGCTCGCCGAGGCGCTGCGCGTGCTGGACGTGGACCTGGAGCAGGAGATGCGCGGCGGTCTGCGGGATGCCTACGGGGACACGGACGCGCACCAGGTCTCGGTGCGGCGTGACGTGGCCGACGGCGGGGAGACGCTGACGGTCGAACTGGTGCGGGACGGGGAGCCCTTCGCGGGACAGGACCGGCAGACGGGGCACGGCGCGATCGCCACGCTCCTGGAGACCGAGCTGGGGCTCCTGGCCCCGTTCGAGGAGTTGGCGCGGCGTGCGTTGCGGTCCGGGAGCCCGGAGCTGGACAACTGGCACGCGTCGGCGGAGGCGCTGCGCGAGCGCGGCGACGAGGAGACGCGGCAGGCGGCGGCCGCGTGGTGTGTGAGCGGTGACCCGTCGCGGCGGGCGTTCGGCGCGGACGTACTGGCGAGGCTGGGGGCACCCGTGCCGCGCCTTTGA
- a CDS encoding DEAD/DEAH box helicase, which translates to MTRSERQDRPAHNRPSRGRGTAQAKATAQGSGKGSGKASPRRRATPPQGEFALPETMTPALPAVEAFAELDMPAALLKTLAAQGVTDPFPIQGATLPNSLAGRDILGRGRTGSGKTLAFGLALLARTAGRRSEPKAPLVLVLVPTRELAQQVTDALTPYATSVNLRMATVVGGMSISKQSGTLRRGAEVLVATPGRLKDLIERGDCRLDQVAITVLDEADQMADMGFMPQVVALLKQVEPDGQRMLFSATLDKNIDRLVKMFLTDPVVHSVDPSAGAVTTMEHHVLHVLDETDKKAVATKIAARDGRVIMFVDTKRAADRFAKRLLASGVRAAALHGGRSQPQRNRTLDQFKNGEVTALVATNVAARGIHVDDLDLVVNVDPPTDHKDYLHRGGRTARAGESGSVVTLVLPEEKREMTRLMQDAGIAPRTTRIKSSDEELTRITGAREPSGVAIVIEVPQPTQPKPRTRSGGGTGSGAGAGGGFRSGTRGRGRRGAGAGGAGGTGAQGAGGSGRGAGAGRSGGSGGSGRGGAPARGRRAA; encoded by the coding sequence ATGACCCGCTCCGAACGTCAGGACCGTCCCGCCCACAACCGCCCGTCGAGGGGGCGTGGTACGGCCCAGGCAAAGGCAACCGCACAGGGTTCCGGCAAGGGATCCGGCAAGGCGTCGCCCCGTCGCAGGGCCACGCCGCCGCAGGGTGAGTTCGCCCTGCCCGAAACCATGACCCCCGCACTGCCCGCCGTCGAGGCGTTCGCCGAGCTGGACATGCCCGCCGCCCTGCTGAAAACCCTTGCCGCGCAGGGCGTCACCGACCCGTTCCCGATCCAGGGCGCCACCCTGCCGAACTCGCTCGCCGGCCGGGACATCCTCGGCCGCGGCCGCACCGGCTCCGGCAAGACCCTCGCCTTCGGCCTCGCGCTGCTGGCACGCACCGCCGGACGCCGGTCCGAGCCGAAGGCGCCGCTCGTCCTCGTCCTCGTCCCCACCCGTGAGCTCGCCCAGCAGGTCACCGACGCACTGACGCCGTACGCGACGTCCGTCAACCTGCGGATGGCCACGGTCGTCGGCGGGATGTCGATCAGCAAGCAGTCCGGCACCCTGCGCCGCGGCGCCGAGGTGCTCGTCGCCACGCCGGGCCGGCTCAAGGACCTCATCGAGCGCGGCGACTGCCGCCTCGACCAGGTCGCCATCACCGTCCTCGACGAGGCCGACCAGATGGCCGACATGGGCTTCATGCCGCAGGTCGTCGCCCTGCTCAAGCAGGTCGAGCCGGACGGACAGCGGATGCTCTTCTCCGCGACCCTGGACAAGAACATCGACCGCCTGGTCAAGATGTTCCTGACCGACCCCGTCGTGCACTCGGTCGACCCGTCCGCCGGTGCGGTCACCACCATGGAGCACCACGTGCTCCACGTGCTCGACGAGACCGACAAGAAGGCCGTCGCCACGAAGATCGCCGCCCGTGACGGCCGGGTGATCATGTTCGTCGACACCAAGCGTGCCGCCGACCGCTTCGCCAAGCGGCTGCTCGCCAGCGGTGTACGGGCTGCCGCCCTGCACGGCGGACGCTCGCAGCCGCAGCGCAACCGGACCCTGGACCAGTTCAAGAACGGCGAGGTCACCGCGCTCGTCGCGACGAACGTCGCGGCGCGCGGCATCCACGTCGACGACCTCGACCTGGTCGTCAACGTCGACCCGCCCACCGACCACAAGGACTACCTCCACCGCGGCGGGCGCACGGCGCGCGCCGGGGAGTCCGGCAGCGTCGTCACACTGGTGCTGCCCGAGGAGAAGCGGGAGATGACCCGGCTGATGCAGGACGCGGGCATCGCGCCGCGCACCACCCGGATCAAGTCCAGCGACGAGGAGCTCACCCGGATCACCGGGGCGCGCGAGCCGTCCGGTGTCGCCATCGTGATCGAGGTCCCGCAGCCGACCCAGCCGAAGCCGCGTACGCGGTCCGGCGGCGGCACCGGGTCCGGCGCGGGCGCCGGTGGCGGCTTCCGCTCGGGCACGCGTGGGCGCGGCCGACGCGGCGCCGGTGCGGGTGGCGCCGGAGGCACCGGTGCGCAGGGCGCGGGCGGCTCCGGCCGGGGTGCCGGCGCGGGTCGCTCCGGCGGCTCGGGCGGTTCAGGCCGCGGCGGCGCGCCCGCGCGTGGTCGTCGCGCGGCGTAG
- a CDS encoding cold-shock protein, with the protein MATGTVKWFNSEKGFGFIEQDGGGADVFAHYSNIATQGFRELQEGQKVSFDVTQGQKGPQAENIVPA; encoded by the coding sequence ATGGCTACTGGAACCGTGAAGTGGTTCAACTCGGAAAAGGGCTTCGGCTTCATCGAGCAGGACGGCGGCGGCGCTGACGTCTTCGCCCACTACTCCAACATCGCCACCCAGGGCTTCCGTGAGCTCCAGGAGGGCCAGAAGGTCTCCTTCGACGTCACGCAGGGCCAGAAGGGCCCGCAGGCGGAGAACATCGTCCCGGCCTAA
- a CDS encoding TetR/AcrR family transcriptional regulator, producing the protein MPTKKKPQASPSPERRGELLATAAEVFAAQGYNATTVRGIADAAGMLAGSLYYHFDSKESMVDEILSTFLNELWEGYDTVLGAGLGPKETIEALVTESFREIDRHRAAVAIYQKESQHLAGRPRFQYLVDSQQKFEKVWLGTLERGVADRVFRADLDIRLTYRYVRDTVWVAASWYRPGGRYSPEEIARQYLSMVLDGIALRG; encoded by the coding sequence GTGCCTACCAAGAAGAAGCCACAGGCGTCACCCTCCCCCGAGCGGCGCGGCGAGCTGCTCGCCACCGCCGCCGAGGTGTTCGCCGCGCAGGGATACAACGCCACGACCGTCCGCGGGATCGCGGACGCGGCCGGAATGCTCGCGGGCAGCCTCTACTACCACTTCGATTCCAAGGAATCGATGGTCGACGAGATCCTCTCCACCTTCCTGAACGAGCTCTGGGAGGGGTACGACACCGTGCTCGGCGCCGGGCTCGGCCCCAAGGAGACCATCGAGGCCCTCGTCACCGAGTCCTTCCGGGAGATCGACCGGCACCGTGCCGCCGTCGCCATCTACCAGAAGGAGTCCCAGCACCTGGCGGGCCGGCCGAGGTTCCAGTACCTCGTCGACTCCCAGCAGAAGTTCGAGAAGGTCTGGCTCGGCACCCTGGAGCGCGGCGTCGCCGACCGGGTCTTCCGCGCCGACCTCGACATCCGCCTCACCTACCGGTACGTCCGCGACACCGTCTGGGTCGCCGCCTCCTGGTACCGGCCGGGCGGCCGGTACAGCCCCGAGGAGATCGCCCGCCAGTACCTCTCGATGGTCCTGGACGGGATCGCCCTTCGCGGCTGA